In Drosophila simulans strain w501 chromosome X, Prin_Dsim_3.1, whole genome shotgun sequence, one DNA window encodes the following:
- the LOC27208201 gene encoding early endosome antigen 1 isoform X2: MDTRSWRKVLLQWIGKCQFIEPNYISLEQSDLDSFFSVFIRKIQETQSDKGKKELQDQPTKPIPLVQEFLAHNYPEFIFHQDGKEQPLDCLYVYTLLLHYSCVKKPSLFFHNICNNLPELTQTCIASFFGETVDRLLTREYLSQSIANVAIIYQQGSQTSVSPCLPSSSPDPRSDDAQCPSTPSSSSSSQPSSSTPQLHNHRERLRLQMSGSEMPPPSTPKTELLEQRTKELRGIRAQLEVVRYEKTVLEEQQLEKDELIKVLSKEKIMAKMELERLKNVKLNEEPHDNESHIMPYEFEHMKGSLLKEIGIKENLIAEITDKLHDLRLEKSELSEKLNLAGKQLLEYTDRIRLLESRVEELTRTVSSKDDRIFFLELDNQELDQCLKEARDELKNRREVLNASSDLLDCSLSPNTTPENLASSVIDKQLREKEHENAELKEKLLYVHTSQRELCQALSSFLQKHNIDHEFPVEWTSSSLLSTISAIESTFVNTVEKSTQMKKECDVQAVCVEKLLEKCKLLYRSLGCQPQELDAFKATKADPMESVFESSRECETILGCCHMRAVDIALKNNHLELDNERLNEKCAELKSIIDRGNQHLADINLQLTEKEKQIKDVGAEIQELRKRNINLENMLSQIADKEASAASLAQQLQQCGKLMRAKYEVCRKELIAKNAAQDELVRMMVVPDWETLHGRVRQLIDLERRHVELNGMYGGMMKELDELSAKHDKLTHSHVEFVKRTEIELERKNAQLMAFEEHNNHFDCFLTRIFTLLRSRNGPKSTTMCSANTSMESMRIEQRFENIEKLIEGQLLSADTLKKELDDLRAKNEELATENINGIIKRKKFVDSLEVNTEKVKQYITDLEKEAFSKNEKVAQLENILSEEQSNARQVAQRLDMAQQEVNDYYVEATRFINTVMDRIHEDFNGENHPQTLGNCLTKFLRIFDQMEVWYEDSSSLVEKLLQTRDELKKKLKSSDEKMAKVMETYEEQIKALQAECDMEAKKNEHLEVNRNGVIDTKDRRCSTDDVQGKLQKEQEITAQLKDTLEKLQAKLQEGQQRVDSQKVELDKERKELAQVKTAFEAQTKLSDDLQREKESVQQLVDNLKVELDKGQKELAQVKTAFEAQTKLSDDLQREKESVQQLVDNLKVELDKERKELAQVKTAFEAKTKLSDDLQREKETSQQLVDNLKVELDKGQKELAQVKTAFEAQTKLSDDLQREKESVQQLVDNLKVELDKERKELAQVKTAFEAKTKLSDDLQREKETSQQLVDNLKVELDKGQKELALVKTAFEAKTKLSDDLQREKESSQQLVDNLKVELDKGQKELAQVKTAFEAQTKLSDDLQREKESTQQLVDNLKVELDKNRTELAQVNSSLQREKESAQREIFLVKQRLGKEKREFEVELATLEDMIETLEEGRTQMEAERAAAYERINQLEARCQENNSANSELQVQTFKLECLQHQLKSEVGSCNSLVEDLNRKLSDNVSKLDDVQSRLKTEIDEHNQVKEKLAHIADIPEVVELRNCLEAVTAEREEAQEKLAVVTGLLDRADQEKLKMQEKASEVGNKNAELLELVEFYRYRVEAIERLLLASNQELEELKANPAEGARDLGDTYSTSDGRQTETDQDKERNNKLALDCKILQAKYRDAKDEIKRCEKKIKDQRLEMEGKLEKMKNKMDGPHSLDDSMSALLSSSSTGTRKKSMGTHYKRPGPPTPSKNGGRLSFGSSEPPREILREFGDHNNTSKTPARFKFLTQRFSVGSSGLPRDELPRRKRPNLLTGIHRRRLRHAVDIFCTSTPRKSRSYYDQQRLIGASDAEKSEAVETEDEVIEVEPDAVPELEPLEDADQQGTPHLSTAALLALTKGNTRRLTGTTKPKKGRVSLSNHGNIFAKSRPASFVAGKRVQLRRKLRRDRMMGRFDEARHLDQVRLSHSVQAPESPENNNYSLHNRNEEEHLPSEILMGKTVVLVGKSRVSPVVSTTFNVEERSGTSLLQQQFEHENCVTWATHGIESVMMEETQNDWYFEQLCQETESTAPFQLQPLDYKPLDDEPVEPKLTQLVAASCSNITANSCATNMTGASSCTVYSMGSVHMQPLPQINITYVQQPPDSQQRRPTRHRSLMAQCRRFLRHLSLGERLAMGFALLVMVGLSLHLADKLVLVISGILSGMGLVFLTYSCPGRN, encoded by the exons ATGGACACGCGCAGCTGGCGCAAGGTCCTACTCCAGTGG ATTGGCAAGTGCCAGTTCATCGAGCCGAACTACATTAGCTTGGAGCAGTCGGACCTGGACTCCTTCTTTTCGGTCTTCATTCGAAAGATCCAGGAGACGCAATCTGACAAGGGGAagaaggagctgcaggatCAGCCCACAAAACCAATCCCCCTTGTGCAGGAATTCCTAGCAC ATAACTATCCCGAGTTCATTTTCCATCAAGATGGCAAGGAGCAGCCTTTGGATTGCCTTTACGTTTACACGCTCTTGTTGCATTATTCGTGCGTGAAGAAGCCCAGCTTGTTCTTTCACAACATCTGCAATAATCTGCCGGAGCTGACGCAGACATGCATCGCATCCTTCTTTGGAGAGACCGTTGACAGGCTGCTGACGCGCGAATATCTAAGCCAGTCGATCGCCAACGTGGCGATTATTTACCAACAGGGCAGTCAGACCTCAGTCAGCCCATGTCTTCCCAGCAGCAGTCCCGATCCGAGAAGCGATGATGCACAGTGTCCATCCACGccctcgtcatcgtcatcgtcacaGCCGTCGAGCAGCACGCCACAGTTGCACAATCATCGCGAACGCCTTCGCCTACAGATGTCTGGCTCCGAAATGCCACCTCCTTCGACCCCGAAAACGGAGCTACTGGAGCAACGCACCAAGGAGCTGCGCGGTATTCGTGCCCAACTGGAGGTGGTGCGCTACGAGAAGACcgtgctggaggagcagcaatTGGAGAAGGACGAGCTTATTAAAGTTCTCAGCAAAG AGAAAATTATGGCCAAGATGGAACTGGAAAGACTGAAGAACGTAAAGCTAAACGAAGAGCCGCATGATAACGAGAGCCACATCATGCCATATGAGTTCGAACAT ATGAAGGGAAGCCTTTTAAAGGAAATTGGTATAAAGGAGAATCTCATCGCTGAGATTACCGATAAGCTGCATGATTTGCGTCTCGAAAAGTCCGAGCTGTCGGAGAAG CTGAATCTGGCAGGAAAACAATTGCTGGAGTATACGGACCGCATCCGATTGCTAGAAAGCCGTGTAGAAGAATTGACTCGTACCGTATCGTCCAAGGACGATAGGATCTTCTTTCTGGAGCTCGATAACCAGGAATTGGATCAGTGTCTTAAAGAAGCCCGTGACGAGTTGAAGAACCGACGCGAGGTCTTAAACGCATCCTCGGATTTGCTAGACTGTTCGCTGTCGCCGAACACCACGCCCGAGAATTTGGCCAGTTCTGTGATTGACAAGCAGCTGCGCGAGAAGGAGCATGAGAATGCCGAGCTAAAGGAGAAGCTGCTGTATGTGCACACTTCACAGCGGGAGCTATGCCAGGCCCTTTCAAGTTTCCTCCAGAAGCACAATATCGATCACGAGTTTCCGGTAGAATGGACGTCGTCGTCCCTGTTGTCCACCATTTCTGCGATCGAAAGCACCTTTGTTAATACGGTGGAGAAGAGTACGCAAATGAAGAAGGAATGCGACGTTCAGGCTGTGTGCGTCGAAAAACTACTGGAGAAATGCAAGCTGTTATATCGATCGCTGGGGTGCCAGCCACAAGAGCTAGATGCGTTCAAGGCCACAAAAGCGGACCCGATGGAGTCGGTTTTCGAATCGAGCCGTGAATGTGAAACCATTCTGGGTTGTTGTCATATGAGGGCAGTCGATATAGCATTGAAAAACAACCACCTGGAGTTAGACAACGAAAGGCTTAATGAAAAATGCGCTGAGCTTAAATCAATAATTGATCGCGGGAATCAACACCTGGCCGATATCAATCTGCAGCTAACCGAGAAGGAAAAGCAGATAAAAGATGTGGGCGCTGAAATCCAGGAGCTGCGCAAAAGGAATATAAACCTTGAAAATATGCTCAGCCAAATCGCAGATAAGGAAGCCAGTGCGGCAAGCCTTGcacagcagttgcagcagtgCGGCAAGCTTATGAGAGCCAAGTATGAAGTGTGCCGAAAGGAACTAATTGCTAAGAACGCGGCCCAAGATGAGTTGGTCAGGATGATGGTGGTGCCAGACTGGGAGACCTTGCATGGGCGCGTACGCCAGCTGATCGATCTGGAGAGGAGGCATGTTGAACTTAACGGGATGTATGGAGGGATGATGAAGGAATTGGATGAGCTCAGCGCTAAACATGACAAACTGACGCATTCCCATGTAGAGTTTGTAAAGAGAACGGAGATCGAATTGGAAAGGAAGAATGCACAGCTAATGGCATTCGAAGAGCATAACAAtcatttcgattgttttcTGACCCGCATCTTTACTCTCTTAAGAAGTAGAAACGGTCCGAAATCCACGACTATGTGCTCAGCGAACACCTCCATGGAATCGATGCGTATTGAACAGCGGTTTGAGAATATTGAAAAGTTAATTGAGGGGCAATTGCTTTCGGCTGATACTCTTAAGAAGGAGTTGGACGATCTTCGGGCGAAAAATGAAGAGCTCGCTACGGAGAACATCAATGGAATAATAAAGCGCAAGAAATTCGTGGATTCTCTGGAGGTCAACACCGAAAAAGTCAAGCAATACATAACAGATCTAGAGAAAGAAGCTTTCAGCAAAAACGAAAAGGTAGCCCAGCTGGAAAATATTCTAAGCGAGGAGCAAAGCAATGCAAGACAAGTGGCACAGAGGTTAGACATGGCGCAGCAGGAAGTAAATGACTACTATGTGGAAGCCACTAGGTTTATAAACACCGTCATGGATCGCATTCATGAAGATTTCAATGGCGAAAACCACCCCCAGACGCTGGGCAATTGTCTGACCAAATTTTTACGAATTTTTGACCAGATGGAGGTGTGGTACGAGGACTCTTCGTCGTTGGTAGAAAAACTCCTGCAAACTAGGGatgaattgaaaaagaaactgAAGTCATCTGATGAGAAAATGGCCAAGGTAATGGAAACGTATGAAGAACAGATTAAAGCCCTTCAAGCTGAATGTGACATGGAGGCCAAGAAGAACGAGCATTTGGAGGTGAATCGGAATGGAGTAATAGATACTAAAGATCGGCGTTGCTCCACGGATGATGTTCAGGGTAAGCTTCAGAAGGAACAGGAAATTACGGCTCAGCTCAAGGACACACTCGAAAAACTCCAGGCAAAGCTGCAGGAAGGACAGCAGCGTGTAGATAGCCAGAAAGTGGAGCTGGACAAGGAGCGCAAAGAACTGGCTCAGGTTAAGACTGCGTTTGAGGCACAGACCAAACTATCAGATGATTTGCAGCGTGAAAAggaatctgtccagcagcttGTAGATAACCTGAAAGTGGAGCTGGACAAGGGGCAGAAAGAACTGGCTCAGGTTAAGACTGCGTTTGAGGCACAGACCAAACTATCAGATGATTTGCAGCGTGAAAAggaatctgtccagcagcttGTAGATAATCTGAAAGTGGAGCTGGACAAGGAGCGCAAAGAACTGGCTCAGGTTAAGACTGCGTTTGAGGCAAAGACCAAATTATCAGATGATTTGCAGCGTGAAAAGGAAACTTCCCAGCAGCTTGTAGATAACCTGAAAGTGGAGCTGGACAAGGGGCAGAAAGAACTGGCTCAGGTTAAGACTGCGTTTGAGGCACAGACCAAACTATCAGATGATTTGCAGCGTGAAAAggaatctgtccagcagcttGTAGATAATCTGAAAGTGGAGCTGGACAAGGAGCGCAAAGAACTGGCTCAGGTTAAGACTGCGTTTGAGGCAAAGACCAAACTATCAGATGATTTGCAGCGTGAAAAGGAAACTTCCCAGCAGCTTGTAGATAACCTGAAAGTGGAGCTGGACAAGGGGCAGAAAGAACTGGCTCTGGTTAAGACTGCGTTTGAGGCAAAGACCAAACTATCAGATGATTTGCAGCGTGAAAAGGAATCTTCCCAGCAGCTTGTAGATAACCTGAAAGTGGAGCTGGACAAGGGGCAGAAAGAACTGGCTCAGGTTAAGACTGCGTTTGAGGCACAGACCAAACTATCAGATGATTTGCAGCGTGAAAAGGAATCTACCCAGCAGCTTGTAGATAACCTGAAAGTGGAGCTGGACAAGAACCGGACGGAACTGGCTCAGGTTAATTCGTCCTTGCAGCGTGAAAAGGAAtctgcacagcgagaaatctTCCTGGTCAAGCAGCGATTGGGAAAGGAAAAGCGTGAGTTTGAGGTGGAATTGGCCACCCTTGAAGACATGATCGAAACATTGGAGGAGGGCCGTACTCAGATGGAAGCGGAGCGTGCGGCTGCCTACGAACGAATCAATCAGTTGGAGGCCCGTTGCCAAGAAAATAATAGCGCGAACAGTGAATTGCAAGTGCAAACCTTTAAGCTCGAGTGCTTGCAGCATCAGCTAAAATCCGAGGTGGGTAGCTGCAACTCGTTGGTGGAAGACCTTAACCGAAAGCTGTCAGATAATGTCAGTAAGTTGGATGACGTGCAGAGTCGCCTGAAGACTGAAATCGACGAGCATAACCAGGTCAAGGAAAAATTAGCCCACATAGCCGATATACCTGAGGTAGTCGAACTGCGGAATTGCTTGGAAGCGGTGACTGCCGAGCGCGAAGAGGCCCAGGAAAAACTGGCTGTGGTCACCGGCCTTTTAGACAGAGCTGACCAGGAGAAACTCAAGATGCAGGAGAAGGCTAGTGAAGTTGGGAATAAAAATGCCGAGTTGTTGGAACTCGTCGAATTCTATAGGTATCGTGTGGAAGCTATTGAACGGCTGCTTCTCGCTTCCAACCAAGAGTTGGAAGAACTAAAAGCCAACCCGGCGGAGGGTGCGAGAGATCTTGGCGACACATATAGCACATCTGATGGACGCCAAACGGAGACGGATCAGGATAAGGAGAGAAACAACAAGCTAGCGCTAGACTGCAAGATATTGCAGGCCAAGTATCGCGATGCCAAGGATGAGATTAAGCGCTGCGAGAAGAAGATAAAGGACCAGCGTCTTGAGATGGAGggaaagctggaaaagatGAAAAACAAGATG GACGGACCCCACAGTCTGGATGACAGCATGAGTGCTTTGCTGAGCTCATCGAGCACCGGAACGCGCAAGAAATCCATGGGCACCCACTACAAACGACCTGGACCGCCTACGCCGAGCAAGAACGGCGGTCGTTTGTCGTTCGGTAGTTCGGAGCCGCCACGCGAGATTCTTCGTGAATTCGGCGACCATAACAATACCTCCAAGACGCCGGCGCGCTTCAAGTTCCTGACGCAGCGATTCAGCGTTGGCAGCAGCGGTTTACCCCGGGACGAG CTGCCGCGGCGCAAGCGGCCGAATCTTCTGACCGGAATACACCGGCGTAGGCTGCGTCATGCGGTGGACATATTTTGTACATCAACGCCCCGCAAAAGCCGCTCCTACTACGATCAGCAGCGTCTGATCGGCGCCAGTGATGCGGAGAAATCAGAGGCTGTTGAAACCGAAGACGAAGTGATCGAAGTGGAGCCCGATGCTGTGCCAGAGTTGGAGCCTCTAGAAGACGCCGACCAGCAGGGCACTCCGCATCTGTCCACTGCAGCATTGTTGGCCCTGACCAAAGGCAACACCCGGCGTCTCACTGGTACAACTAAACCGAAAAAGGGACGCGTTTCACTGTCCAATCAtggcaacatttttgccaAGAGCCGGCCAGCGTCGTTCGTAGCCGGGAAAAGGGTGCAGCTGCGCCGGAAGTTGCGCCGTGATCGGATGATGGGCCGCTTCGATGAGGCCCGTCACCTGGATCAGGTGCGCCTATCACACTCTGTTCAGGCGCCTGAGTCGCCCGAAAATAACAATTACAGTCTGCACAATCGCAATGAGGAGGAGCACTTGCCCAGTGAGATCCTGATGGGCAAAACTGTAGTGCTGGTGGGCAAGAGCCGAGTGAGTCCGGTCGTGTCCACCACCTTCAACGTGGAGGAGCGCAGCGGGACttcgctgctgcagcaacaatttGAGCACGAAAACTGTGTCACCTGGGCAACGCATGGTATCGAAAGTGTGATGATGGAGGAGACCCAGAACGACTGGTACTTCGAGCAGCTGTGCCAGGAGACGGAATCCACGGCACCCTTTCAACTGCAGCCGCTGGACTACAAGCCGCTTGATGATGAGCCAGTTGAGCCAAAACTCACACAACTGGTGGCCGCCTCTTGCAGCAATATCACAGCGAATAGCTGTGCCACCAACATGACCGGCGCCTCATCCTGTACCGTCTATTCGATGGGCAGTGTGCACAtgcagccgctgccgcagATCAATATCACCTATGTCCAGCAACCACCGGACTCGCAACAGCGCAGGCCAACGCGCCATCGCTCGTTAATGGCTCAGTGCAGGCGGTTCCTACGCCATCTGAGTCTCGGCGAGCGATTGGCCATGGGCTTTGCATTGCTGGTCATGGTGGGGCTGTCCTTGCATCTGGCCGACAAGCTAGTGCTGGTGATCAGTGGCATCTTGTCGGGAATGGGGCTCGTCTTCCTCACCTATTCGTGCCCCGGGCGCAACTAG